One window of Bifidobacterium pseudocatenulatum DSM 20438 = JCM 1200 = LMG 10505 genomic DNA carries:
- a CDS encoding FtsB family cell division protein, whose translation MSSKSRKKASRRGSAGPIAFFVAVFIVALGSIQLASTFHTYALNMAELNGLKKQEAALIAQKQELENDIARWDDKAYVTAQARDRLGFVFPGEQAIRVEHPEAVTGETTEDAKKTDESQKTVLPWYKEMAYSFKQADQSDEVKSKSRETSESTSTGESDANGTSQESGGQQQTSQDNNQQQSGDQQE comes from the coding sequence ATGAGTTCAAAGTCACGCAAGAAAGCATCCAGAAGGGGCAGCGCTGGCCCCATCGCGTTCTTTGTGGCGGTATTTATCGTGGCTTTGGGATCCATCCAGCTGGCGTCGACGTTCCATACCTATGCGCTGAATATGGCTGAATTGAATGGCTTGAAGAAGCAGGAAGCTGCGCTGATAGCGCAAAAGCAGGAACTGGAAAACGACATTGCGCGTTGGGATGACAAAGCTTACGTTACAGCGCAGGCAAGGGATCGTCTGGGATTCGTATTTCCAGGAGAACAGGCGATTCGTGTGGAACATCCCGAAGCGGTGACCGGCGAAACCACAGAAGATGCAAAAAAGACGGATGAATCGCAGAAAACCGTACTGCCTTGGTACAAGGAGATGGCGTATTCGTTCAAACAAGCCGACCAATCGGACGAAGTGAAATCGAAATCGAGGGAAACGTCCGAAAGTACGTCAACCGGTGAATCGGATGCGAATGGAACAAGCCAGGAATCCGGTGGCCAGCAGCAGACTTCACAAGACAACAACCAACAGCAATCAGGAGATCAGCAGGAGTGA
- a CDS encoding Ppx/GppA phosphatase family protein yields MKSVTVAGIDCGTNSIRLKVSRVSEDGVEDIVPRILRVIRLGQDVDKTHRFADEALERAYAAAREFAEVLKKHPVDGVRFVATSATRDAENREEFEDTIEQILGVRPEVIPGTEEADLSFLGATSVVRRDVEAPYLVVDLGGGSTELVLGGDGVSHPNTQVQAAFSMNIGSVRMTERHLKNDPPTEAQIQEAIADIDEHIDEAFKTVPAGKTRTIIGVSGTVTTMTALAMGLTEYDHSAVDGASCSLEDAYAVDNKFLTMPREERLTYKTIHPGRVDVVGGGALVWNRVLAKVSEAAYADHGQHIDSFMASEHGLLDGIVLDYGTRLLAER; encoded by the coding sequence ATGAAATCCGTTACTGTTGCCGGCATTGATTGCGGTACGAACTCGATTCGTCTGAAGGTCTCCCGAGTCAGCGAAGACGGCGTTGAAGATATTGTTCCGCGTATTCTTCGTGTGATTCGCCTCGGTCAGGATGTTGATAAGACGCATCGTTTCGCCGATGAGGCATTGGAACGTGCCTACGCCGCTGCCCGCGAATTCGCCGAGGTGCTGAAAAAGCATCCGGTGGATGGCGTTCGTTTCGTTGCCACTTCGGCCACTCGTGATGCTGAGAACCGTGAGGAATTCGAAGACACTATCGAGCAGATCCTCGGCGTGCGTCCGGAAGTCATTCCCGGTACGGAAGAGGCTGATCTAAGCTTCCTTGGTGCCACGAGCGTGGTTCGTCGCGACGTCGAAGCTCCGTATCTGGTGGTTGATTTGGGTGGCGGCTCTACGGAATTGGTGCTTGGCGGCGATGGCGTAAGCCATCCGAACACGCAGGTGCAGGCCGCGTTCTCCATGAACATTGGCTCGGTGCGTATGACCGAACGCCACTTGAAGAACGATCCGCCTACCGAAGCGCAGATTCAAGAGGCCATTGCCGACATCGACGAGCATATCGATGAAGCGTTCAAAACGGTTCCTGCAGGCAAAACCCGCACTATCATCGGCGTGTCTGGCACAGTGACTACCATGACCGCTCTGGCCATGGGATTGACCGAATACGACCATTCCGCGGTGGATGGTGCCAGCTGCTCGCTGGAAGACGCTTATGCGGTCGATAACAAGTTCCTTACGATGCCGCGCGAAGAGCGCCTGACCTACAAAACCATTCACCCGGGTCGTGTTGACGTGGTCGGCGGCGGTGCACTGGTGTGGAATCGTGTGCTCGCCAAAGTCAGCGAAGCGGCCTATGCCGACCATGGTCAGCATATCGACTCCTTCATGGCCAGCGAGCACGGTTTGCTTGATGGCATTGTGTTGGATTACGGCACGCGATTGCTTGCCGAACGTTAA
- a CDS encoding DUF501 domain-containing protein, which yields MTISEQAKTLAKKVLDQPATEHDIAVVERQLGRYPRGMVAVGARCVCGRPLAVVTRPLLPGGVPFPTTCYLTGPEAVKAISHIEAEGKMKEYNDLLAEDDDLKAAYERAHELYLAFRHEIAVAMEDSEEHIEGTSAGGMPVRIKCLHALLAQTLVMGEGANPIGDMALEAIRHEFDPNVCRCTVENED from the coding sequence ATGACAATCAGCGAACAGGCCAAAACCTTGGCGAAGAAGGTTCTCGACCAGCCTGCCACCGAGCATGATATTGCTGTGGTCGAGCGTCAGCTGGGTCGTTACCCGCGTGGCATGGTGGCTGTCGGAGCACGTTGCGTGTGCGGCAGGCCTTTGGCTGTGGTCACGCGTCCGCTGCTGCCGGGAGGTGTGCCTTTCCCTACCACTTGCTATTTGACTGGCCCGGAAGCGGTGAAAGCCATCTCCCACATCGAAGCCGAAGGCAAGATGAAGGAGTACAACGATCTTTTGGCTGAAGATGACGATCTGAAAGCCGCCTACGAGCGTGCGCACGAACTGTATTTGGCGTTCCGGCATGAAATCGCCGTTGCTATGGAAGACAGCGAAGAGCATATCGAAGGCACCAGTGCCGGCGGCATGCCTGTTCGCATCAAGTGTCTGCACGCCTTGCTGGCGCAAACGCTGGTGATGGGTGAGGGCGCCAATCCGATCGGAGACATGGCATTGGAGGCGATTCGTCATGAATTCGACCCCAATGTATGCCGTTGCACGGTGGAAAACGAAGACTGA